From the Clostridium putrefaciens genome, one window contains:
- the proC gene encoding pyrroline-5-carboxylate reductase — protein sequence MKKTIGFIGCGNMGLAMVGGIIKSNIVSSDSIIVGDLNEQNLKSAKEKYNINTTIDNNEVAKISDILILSVKPNLYKVIIDQIKDEIKDDVIIVTIAAGKDIKGTEEMFERKVKVIRVMPNTPALVGEGMSAICANDIVTKEEISYIVTIFESFGKAEMVSEKLMDVVTAVSGSAPAYVYMFIEAMADAAVLDGMPRDQAYKFAAQAVYGSAKMVLETGMHPGALKDMVCSPGGTTIEAVATLEEKGLRTAVISAMRNCTKKSIEMSNLK from the coding sequence ATGAAAAAAACAATAGGATTTATAGGATGTGGAAACATGGGCCTTGCTATGGTGGGAGGAATCATCAAAAGTAATATAGTTTCCTCAGATAGTATAATAGTTGGAGATTTGAATGAGCAGAACTTAAAATCAGCCAAAGAAAAGTATAATATTAATACAACTATTGATAATAATGAGGTTGCTAAGATTTCCGATATATTAATTTTATCTGTAAAGCCAAATTTATATAAGGTTATAATTGATCAAATAAAAGATGAGATAAAAGATGATGTAATAATCGTAACTATTGCGGCTGGAAAAGATATTAAAGGAACAGAAGAAATGTTTGAAAGAAAAGTAAAGGTAATTAGAGTAATGCCTAATACACCAGCTCTTGTAGGTGAAGGCATGTCTGCAATATGTGCTAATGACATAGTAACTAAAGAAGAAATATCATATATTGTTACTATATTTGAAAGCTTTGGTAAGGCAGAGATGGTTAGTGAAAAATTAATGGATGTTGTAACTGCTGTAAGTGGATCAGCTCCAGCTTACGTGTATATGTTTATAGAGGCCATGGCTGATGCTGCAGTATTAGATGGTATGCCAAGAGACCAAGCTTATAAGTTTGCAGCTCAAGCAGTATACGGGTCTGCAAAAATGGTATTAGAGACAGGAATGCATCCAGGAGCTTTAAAAGACATGGTTTGTTCTCCAGGGGGGACAACTATAGAGGCTGTAGCAACTCTTGAAGAAAAGGGACTAAGAACAGCAGTTATTTCAGCTATGAGAAACTGCACTAAAAAGTCTATTGAAATGTCTAATTTAAAATAA